A stretch of the Candidatus Aenigmatarchaeota archaeon genome encodes the following:
- a CDS encoding AAA family ATPase: protein MLQKLELESFRSHKKSELRFDTGTNVLIGISGSGKSSVLDAICFALYGNTPKIQSRKLKVSDLIMDKPTKEDEAKLKLTFQADGKDYEVTRVLSREKPTYAELRENSTLKATGTTQVTEAVERILKTNFDLFSKIIYSEQNQMDYFLTVPKGDRMSKIDELLKLERFEKARHIAVSFAGKLKFKAKNLQEASEKFNEEELSKDKAALQADLAGLETRTKELSAKKTDLDKTLEILTKLLQDMEAKKREIEKLRAQKQENDGAIRVIESELKELPEGDLEKERERFENARQEFNEKSQKEEARKKEVAGIESELREKRSQLEKKSAAEEFLKGFDSREYELLEAKLKELEIGHVREEHLEKELSTSIRSLNSAGQKCPTCDTPLSDEKRIILLKEKRDALMKTQERLSNLVKEIIAAQKEAQAEKENTRKAEEKRAIVNDIGNVAEKIDTLQKQLNKLEAAKIDLDAIRKTFEEKRQLKELLERKTAKLVNLCKYREALQKVEGQLSGIEFNEEVFEKLKVELEEKRRARFGVEKDLQYSQEIQREKSKALVRLLESIDFLLRNRSEIEQLKYSTETLDKFSEVLSEVQGKLREEFVLTLNEVMNEVWSELYPYEDYSAIRFKIEDNDYTLQLCDLKSNWVNVEGISSGGERAIASFVMRVALSIILAPNLKLLILDEPTHNLDAETIENLTEILRTKMTDLIDQIFIVTHDERLAQAATAYTYELRRESKKKEPTEIHRIETFLSS, encoded by the coding sequence ATGCTGCAAAAACTTGAGCTTGAAAGCTTCCGGAGCCACAAGAAGAGCGAGCTTCGCTTTGACACCGGCACCAATGTCCTGATTGGAATATCGGGCTCGGGCAAGTCATCGGTTCTCGACGCAATCTGCTTTGCCTTGTACGGGAACACCCCAAAAATCCAGTCAAGAAAACTGAAGGTTTCCGACCTCATAATGGACAAGCCCACAAAGGAAGACGAGGCGAAACTCAAGCTCACGTTCCAGGCAGATGGGAAAGATTATGAAGTTACAAGAGTTTTAAGCCGGGAAAAGCCGACATACGCAGAACTGCGGGAAAACAGCACGCTTAAGGCAACAGGCACCACACAGGTAACCGAGGCAGTCGAGCGCATACTCAAGACAAATTTCGACCTATTTTCAAAAATCATCTACTCCGAGCAAAACCAGATGGATTACTTCCTCACCGTCCCGAAAGGTGACAGGATGAGCAAGATTGACGAGCTCCTGAAGCTTGAGCGGTTCGAAAAGGCCCGCCATATTGCAGTTTCATTTGCAGGAAAGCTCAAGTTCAAGGCAAAAAACCTCCAGGAAGCAAGCGAAAAATTCAACGAAGAGGAGCTAAGTAAAGATAAAGCCGCCCTACAGGCAGACCTTGCCGGGCTTGAAACCCGCACAAAGGAGCTTTCGGCCAAAAAGACAGACCTTGACAAGACGCTCGAAATACTTACAAAACTCCTCCAGGACATGGAAGCCAAAAAAAGGGAAATAGAAAAGCTAAGAGCCCAAAAGCAGGAAAATGACGGGGCAATCCGGGTTATAGAAAGCGAGCTTAAGGAGCTTCCCGAAGGCGACCTGGAAAAAGAAAGAGAGAGGTTCGAAAATGCCCGCCAGGAGTTCAATGAAAAGAGCCAAAAGGAAGAGGCGAGAAAAAAGGAAGTCGCTGGAATCGAGTCCGAGCTCAGGGAAAAAAGAAGCCAGCTTGAAAAAAAAAGTGCCGCCGAAGAGTTCCTGAAAGGGTTTGACTCCAGAGAATACGAACTGCTTGAGGCCAAGCTAAAAGAGCTGGAAATTGGGCACGTTCGTGAAGAGCACCTGGAAAAAGAGCTTTCAACGTCCATCAGAAGCTTGAATTCTGCGGGGCAAAAATGCCCGACCTGTGACACCCCCCTAAGCGACGAAAAGCGCATCATTCTCCTCAAGGAAAAAAGAGATGCCCTCATGAAAACCCAGGAGCGCCTGTCGAACTTGGTAAAGGAGATAATCGCCGCCCAAAAAGAAGCCCAGGCAGAAAAGGAAAACACCCGAAAAGCCGAGGAAAAGAGGGCCATAGTCAATGACATTGGAAACGTCGCAGAAAAAATCGATACCCTTCAAAAACAGCTAAACAAGCTTGAGGCGGCGAAAATAGACCTGGATGCCATAAGGAAAACCTTCGAGGAAAAGAGGCAGCTTAAAGAGCTTCTCGAAAGAAAAACCGCAAAGCTGGTGAATTTATGCAAGTACAGGGAAGCCCTGCAGAAGGTCGAAGGTCAGCTTTCCGGAATAGAGTTCAATGAGGAAGTCTTTGAAAAGCTGAAAGTGGAGCTTGAGGAAAAAAGAAGGGCGCGCTTTGGAGTCGAAAAGGACCTCCAGTACAGCCAGGAAATCCAGAGGGAAAAATCCAAGGCGCTTGTGCGGCTTCTCGAAAGCATAGACTTTTTGCTCAGAAACCGCTCGGAGATAGAGCAGCTAAAGTACTCGACTGAGACCCTCGACAAGTTCTCGGAAGTCCTTTCCGAAGTGCAGGGAAAGCTCCGGGAAGAGTTCGTCCTCACGCTTAACGAAGTCATGAACGAGGTCTGGTCAGAGCTCTACCCTTACGAGGATTATTCAGCCATCCGCTTCAAGATAGAGGACAATGACTACACCTTGCAGCTTTGCGACCTGAAAAGCAACTGGGTGAATGTCGAAGGCATTTCCTCCGGAGGTGAGAGGGCAATTGCCTCCTTTGTGATGCGGGTCGCGCTTTCAATTATCCTTGCGCCAAACCTAAAGCTCCTTATTCTGGACGAGCCGACGCACAACCTTGACGCCGAAACAATAGAAAACCTGACCGAGATTCTCCGGACCAAAATGACCGACCTTATCGACCAGATTTTCATAGTCACTCATGATGAGCGCCTTGCCCAGGCCGCCACTGCCTACACATATGAGCTACGAAGGGAGTCCAAGAAAAAGGAACCAACGGAGATTCACCGAATTGAGACGTTTTTGAGCAGTTAA